In the genome of Vicia villosa cultivar HV-30 ecotype Madison, WI linkage group LG7, Vvil1.0, whole genome shotgun sequence, one region contains:
- the LOC131618591 gene encoding NAC domain-containing protein 7-like has product METFSHVPPGFRFHPTDEELVDYYLRKKIASRRIDLDVIKDVDLYKIEPWDLVELCRIGAEEQNEWYFFSHKDKKYPTGTRTNRATAAGFWKATGRDKAIYSKHDLIGMRKTLVFYKGRAPNGQKSDWIMHEYRLENDENGAPQEEGWVVCRVFKKRVTTTLRKMSEHDSPCWYDDQVSFMQDMDSPNQTSQPNLIYQQLPYPCKKELDNSPYQNHFLNLPLLESPKLAQPNPMVTTYGTIDHTNSMLPSPMLLQEEQHVLQTNQQQNLHSMYGNNSDVDDQVTDWRVLDKFVASQLSQDATKDNDDDNIFHGNVEFRNLEKQEMVPHENASTSNSSCPIDLWK; this is encoded by the exons ATGGAAACTTTCTCTCACGTTCCCCCAGGTTTTAGGTTCCATCCCACAGATGAGGAACTTGTTGATTACTACCTAAGAAAAAAAATAGCTTCTAGAAGGATTGATCTTGATGTCATAAAAGATGTTGACCTTTACAAAATTGAACCATGGGATCTTGTag AGCTTTGCAGAATAGGAGCAGAAGAACAAAATGAATGGTATTTTTTTAGCCATAAAGATAAGAAGTATCCAACAGGGACAAGAACAAATAGGGCAACTGCAGCTGGATTTTGGAAAGCTACTGGAAGAGATAAGGCAATTTATAGTAAGCATGATTTGATTGGAATGAGGAAAACATTGGTGTTTTATAAAGGTAGAGCTCCAAATGGACAAAAATCAGATTGGATAATGCATGAGTATAGGCTTGAAAATGATGAAAATGGTGCACCACAG GAAGAAGGATGGGTTGTGTGTAGAGTATTCAAGAAGAGAGTAACAACAACACTTCGCAAAATGAGTGAACATGACTCCCCTTGTTGGTATGATGATCAAGTTTCTTTCATGCAAGACATGGACTCACCAAATCAAACCTCTCAACCAAATTTAATTTACCAACAACTTCCATATCCTTGCAAAAAAGAGCTAGATAATTCACCATACCAAAACCATTTTCTTAATCTCCCTCTTCTAGAGAGTCCAAAACTTGCTCAACCTAATCCAATGGTGACAACATATGGTACCATAGATCATACAAATTCCATGCTCCCTTCACCAATGCTACTTCAAGAAGAACAACATGTCTTGCAAACTAATCAACAACAAAACCTTCATTCTATGTATGGAAACAATTCCGATGTCGATGATCAAGTTACCGATTGGAGAGTTCTTGACAAGTTTGTTGCTTCACAACTTAGTCAAGATGCAACAAAAGACAATGATGATGACAACATCTTTCATGGCAATGtagagttcagaaatttggagAAACAAGAAATGGTGCCTCATGAAAATGCCTCAACATCAAACTCAAGTTGTCCTATTGATTTGTGGAAATAG